From Miscanthus floridulus cultivar M001 chromosome 15, ASM1932011v1, whole genome shotgun sequence, the proteins below share one genomic window:
- the LOC136506745 gene encoding putative disease resistance RPP13-like protein 1 yields the protein MADLGLSGLRWAASPIINKLLADATAYLSVDLVRELQKLEATVLPQFDLVIQAAEKSPHRGKLEAWIRRLKEAFYDAEDLLDEHEYNLLKRKAKSGKDPMVGEDEASSIASTIMKPLRAAKSRARNLLPENRKLINKMKELKDILLEAKELRDLLGLPHGNTVDWTPAVPGTVVPTTTSLPTSKVFGRDRDRDRIVDFLLGKTTTEEASSSRYSSLAIVGTGGMGKSTLAQYVYNDRRIEECFDVRMWICISRKLDVRRHTQEIIESAKKGECPCVDNLDTLQCKLRDILQQSQKFLLVLDDVWFEKSDSETEWEQLLAPLVSKQSGSRVLVTSRGEMLPAAVCCEQVVRLENMDDAEFLGLFKHHAFSGVEIQDQLLRTKLEHIAEEIAKRLGKCPLAAKVLGSRLSRKKDITEWKAALKLNDLSEPFTSLLWSYEKLDPRLQRCFLYCSLFPKGHRYSPDELVHLWVAEGFVDSCNMSRRTMEDVGRDYLNEMVSGSFFQLDSETYCYVMHDILHDLAESLSREDCFRLEDDNMTEIPCTIRHLSVSVESMQRHKQIIYKLQHLHTVICIDPLTDNATVIFDQILQNLKKVRVLHLSFYNSSMLPESVGELKHLRYLDLRMTTISELPRSLCALYHLQLLQLNHSVGRLPDKVCNLSKLRHLKGCNDQIPNIGKLTSLQQIYVFSVQKKQGYELRQLKGLNELGGSLRVKNLENVIGKDEALESKLYQKYRLEKLTLEWSSEDGMDAMDILHLDILEGLRPPPQLSKLTINGYKSGTYPRWLLERSYFENLERFELDNCSLLEGLPPDTELLQHCSRLYLRDVPNLKTLSCLPASLTNLSIHGCPLLTFVTKNQLEQHDLRENIMKADDLASKLASMWEVNSGSDIREVLSEDYSSLKQLTTQMGDDISQHLKIIESGLEEGDIISVKENIIKAWLFCHEQRIRGIYGRTTELPLVLPSGIRELCLSSCSITDDGLAICLGGLTSLRTLQLGYNMVLTALPSQEVYEHLTKLEMIGITACWCLRSLGGLHAAPSLSSLYCTDCPCLELARGAEFMSFNLAKFLSIRGCILPADSFINGFPHLKGLSIYSCRSSPSLSIGHLTALESLHLVCLPDLCSLEGLSSLHLKDLSLVDVPNLTAKHISQFRVQEALSVSSSVLLNHMLMAEGFRVPSYLSLEECKEPSVSFEEPANLSYVKHLQFWRCKIESLPRNLNFVSSLQNLDIYDCPNITSLPDLPSSLQRIIIKGCPVLKKNCREPDGESWPKISHIRWKTFY from the coding sequence ATGGCAGACTTGGGGCTCTCTGGCTTAAGGTGGGCAGCATCGCCAATCATCAACAAGCTCCTAGCTGATGCTACAGCTTACCTCAGCGTGGACTTGGTGCGTGAGCTCCAAAAACTAGAAGCCACTGTCCTGCCACAATTTGACCTGGTGATTCAAGCGGCAGAGAAGAGCCCCCACAGGGGCAAGCTGGAGGCATGGATCCGGAGGCTCAAAGAAGCCTTCTATGATGCTGAGGACCTGCTGGATGAGCATGAGTACAACCTCCTCAAGCGCAAGGCAAAGAGTGGGAAGGATCCCATGGTAGGGGAGGATGAAGCCTCCTCCATTGCATCGACCATCATGAAACCACTTCGTGCTGCTAAGAGTAGGGCACGCAACTTGTTGCCAGAGAACAGAAAGCTAATTAACAAGATGAAAGAACTCAAGGATATCCTGCTTGAAGCCAAGGAGCTTCGCGATCTTCTTGGCTTACCACATGGCAATACCGTCGACTGGACACCAGCTGTACCTGGAACCGTTGTTCCTACAACAACATCACTTCCCACTTCAAAGGTTTTCGGTCGCGACAGAGATCGTGATCGTATAGTTGATTTTCTTCTCGGCAAGACGACAACTGAAGAGGCAAGTTCATCGAGGTACTCAAGTTTGGCCATTGTTGGAACGGGAGGAATGGGGAAGTCCACCTTAGCACAGTATGTCTATAATGACAGGAGGATTGAAGAATGCTTTGACGTCAGGATGTGGATCTGCATCTCACGCAAACTTGATGTGCGACGTCACACACAGGAGATCATCGAGTCTGCGAAAAAGGGGGAGTGCCCATGTGTTGATAATCTTGATACTCTCCAGTGCAAACTACGAGACATACTGCAACAGTCACAGAAATTCCTACTTGTCTTGGAtgatgtttggtttgaaaaatctGATAGTGAGACTGAGTGGGAGCAACTCCTCGCTCCATTAGTCTCTAAACAGTCGGGAAGCAGAGTTTTGGTGACTTCTCGAGGTGAAATGCTCCCGGCCGCTGTATGCTGTGAACAAGTTGTTCGTTTGGAAAACATGGATGATGCTGAGTTCTTGGGTCTCTTTAAACACCATGCTTTCTCTGGAGTAGAAATTCAAGACCAGCTGTTGCGCACAAAGCTAGAACATATTGCTGAGGAGATTGCTAAAAGGCTTGGAAAATGTCCTTTGGCAGCAAAAGTTCTGGGTTCCAGATTGAGCAGAAAAAAAGATATCACTGAATGGAAAGCTGCACTAAAGCTCAACGATTTAAGTGAGCCCTTCACATCTCTGTTGTGGAGTTATGAGAAGTTAGATCCACGTCTACAGAGGTGCTTCTTGTATTGCAGCTTATTTCCAAAAGGTCATAGATATAGTCCTGATGAGTTGGTTCACCTTTGGGTGGCAGAAGGCTTTGTTGATTCGTGCAATATGAGTAGGAGGACAATGGAAGATGTTGGGAGGGATTACTTGAATGAGATGGTCTCTGGATCTTTCTTCCAATTGGATTCTGAAACGTATTGCTATGTCATGCATGACATCCTTCATGATTTGGCAGAGTCACTCTCTAGAGAAGACTGCTTCAGATTAGAAGATGATAATATGACAGAAATACCATGCACTATTCGACATTTATCTGTTTCTGTTGAGAGTATGCAAAGGCATAAGCAAATTATCTACAAGCTACAGCATTTACACACTGTTATCTGCATCGATCCACTAACGGATAATGCAACTGTTATTTTTGATCAGATACTGCAGAACCTGAAGAAGGTGCGTGTATTGCATTTGTCATTTTACAACAGCAGCATGTTACCTGAATCTGTTGGTGAGCTGAAGCACCTTCGGTATTTGGACCTCAGAATGACAACGATTTCTGAATTGCCTAGATCATTATGTGCTCTTTACCACTTACAGTTACTTCAGTTAAACCACAGTGTGGGGAGGTTGCCTGACAAAGTTTGTAATTTGAGTAAGTTACGGCATCTGAAAGGGTGCAACGATCAAATTCCCAACATTGGCAAGCTTACTTCGTTACAACAGATATATGTCTTTTCTGTGCAAAAGAAGCAAGGATATGAGTTGCGACAGCTGAAGGGCTTGAATGAGCTTGGTGGCAGTTTAAGAGTAAAAAATCTTGAGAATGTCATTGGAAAGGATGAAGCCTTAGAGTCGAAGCTATATCAGAAATATCGCCTTGAAAAGTTGACGCTTGAGTGGAGTTCCGAGGATGGCATGGATGCAATGGATATTCTGCATTTGGATATTCTAGAAGGTCTGAGACCGCCACCCCAACTGAGTAAGCTCACAATCAACGGTTACAAATCTGGCACATATCCTAGGTGGTTACTTGAGCGATCCTATTTTGAGAATTTGGAAAGGTTTGAGCTTGATAACTGCAGCTTGCTAGAAGGCCTACCACCAGATACAGAGCTCCTTCAGCATTGCTCTCGTCTGTATCTACGGGACGTTCCAAATTTGAAGACATTATCATGTCTTCCAGCAAGCCTTACAAATTTGTCAATCCACGGCTGCCCACTGCTTACATTTGTCACCAAAAATCAGCTCGAGCAACATGACTTGAGGGAAAATATAATGAAGGCAGATGACCTGGCGTCTAAACTTGCATCAATGTGGGAGGTCAATTCGGGATCAGATATTAGGGAAGTACTTTCAGAGGACTATTCATCCCTGAAGCAGTTGACAACGCAGATGGGTGATGATATATCACAACATCTTAAAATTATTGAAAGTGGCCTAGAGGAAGGAGATATAATATCGGTGAAAGAAAATATCATCAAGGCATGGCTTTTTTGCCATGAGCAGAGGATAAGAGGCATTTATGGAAGGACCACGGAGCTGCCGCTGGTTCTACCATCTGGAATTCGTGAACTTTGTCTTTCTTCATGTAGTATTACAGATGACGGTTTGGCTATTTGCCTTGGTGGCCTCACTTCACTGAGAACCTTACAATTGGGTTATAATATGGTCTTAACTGCACTTCCGTCACAGGAGGTGTATGAGCATTTGACAAAGCTTGAGATGATTGGAATCACTGCTTGTTGGTGTCTCAGATCACTGGGGGGCTTACATGCTGCTCCATCTCTTTCCAGTCTTTACTGTACGGATTGCCCTTGTCTAGAGCTGGCACGTGGAGCAGAATTTATGTCGTTCAACCTTGCTAAGTTCCTCAGCATACGTGGCTGCATACTTCCAGCTGATTCATTCATTAATGGCTTCCCACACCTGAAAGGTCTTTCCATTTATAGCTGCAGAAGCTCCCCATCCTTATCGATTGGCCACCTGACCGCCCTTGAATCATTACATCTAGTGTGTCTCCCTGATCTGTGCTCGCTTGAAGGCCTGTCTTCCCTGCACCTTAAGGACCTAAGTTTGGTAGATGTTCCAAACCTCACTGCCAAGCACATCTCACAGTTCCGTGTCCAGGAAGCGCTCTCTGTTAGTAGCTCCGTATTGCTCAACCACATGCTCATGGCAGAAGGGTTTAGAGTCCCGTCGTATCTTTCTCTTGAAGAATGCAAAGAGCCGTCAGTTTCATTTGAAGAACCTGCCAATCTCTCATATGTCAAGCACCTGCAATTTTGGCGTTGCAAAATAGAGTCCCTGCCAAGAAATCTGAACTTTGTCTCCAGTCTGCAGAATCTTGATATCTATGATTGCCCCAACATAACATCTTTACCAGATCTGCCGTCCTCCCTCCAGCGCATAATTATAAAGGGTTGCCCCGTCTTGAAGAAGAACTGCCGAGAACCTGATGGAGAAAGCTGGCCAAAGATTTCGCACATCCGCTGGAAGACCTTCTACTAG
- the LOC136506744 gene encoding putative disease resistance RPP13-like protein 1, with amino-acid sequence MADLALSGLRWAASPIINKLLADATPYLSVDLVRELQKLEATVLPQFDLVIQAAEKSPHRGKLEAWIRRLKEAFYDAEDLLDEHEYNLLKRKAKSGKDPMVGEYEASSIASTIMKPLRAAKSRARNLLPENRKLINKMKELKDILREAKELRDLLGLPHANTVDWTPAVPGTVVPTTTSLPTSKVFGRDRDRDRIVDFLLGKTTTEEASSSRYSSLAIVGMGGMGKSTLAQYVYNDTRIEECFDVRMWICISRKLDVRRHTQEIIESAKKGECPCVDNLDTLQCKLRDILQQSQKFLLVLDDVWFEKSHNETEWEQLLAPLVSKQSGSRVLVTSRGEMLPAVLCCEQVVLLENMDDAEFLGLFKHHAFSGVEIQDQLLRTKLEHIAEEIAKRLGKCPLAAKVLGSRLSRKKDITEWKAALKLNDLSKPFTSLLWSYEKLDPRLQRCFLYCSLFPKGHRYRPDELVHLWVAEGFVDSCNMSRRTMEDVGRDYLNEMVSGSFFQSVSDRYYGDYYVMHDILHDLAESLSREDCFRLEDDNMTEIPCTIRHLSVSVESMQRHKQIIYKLQHLHTVICIDPLMDNATVIFDQILQNLKKVRVLHLSFYNSSMLPESVGELKHLRYLDLRMTTISELPRSLCALYHLQLLRLNRSVGRLPDKVCNLSKLRHLELEECNDQIPNIGKLTSLQQISVFSVQKKQGYELRQLKDLNQLHGNLTIQNLENATGKDEALESMLYQKKCLEGLNFVWSCQNDMDAADTSHLDILEALRPPPQLSELTINGYKSGTYPRWLLERSYFENLERFELVNCSLLEGLPPDTELLQHCSCLYLRNVPNLKTLSCLPASLTDLSIHGCPLLTFVTKNQLEQHDLRENIMKADDLASKLSSMWEVDSGSRIRRVLSVDNSFLKQLTTQMGDDISQHLQIIDSGLEEGDIISVKENIIKAWLFCHEQRIRGIYGRTTELPLVLPSGIRELCLFSCSITDESLAICLGGLTSLRTLKLGYNMVLTALPSQEVYEHLTKLESIEITACWCLRSLGGLHAAPSLSSLDCTDCPCLELARGAEFMSFNLAELLSISGCILPADSFINGLPHLKDLQIYGCRSSPSLSIGHLTSLKSLHLVCLPDLCSLEGLSSLHLMFLYLRDVPNLTAKHISQFRVQFFLIVSSSVLLNHMLMAEGFRVPSYLCLNNCKEPSVSFEEPANLSYVKDLAFEWCKMESLPTNLKFLSSLQSLEICGCPNITSLPDLPSSLQRIIIRGCPVLQKNCREPDGESWPKISHIRWKTFY; translated from the coding sequence ATGGCAGACTTGGCCCTCTCTGGCTTAAGGTGGGCAGCATCGCCAATCATCAACAAGCTCCTAGCTGATGCTACACCTTACCTCAGCGTGGACTTGGTGCGTGAGCTCCAAAAACTAGAAGCCACTGTCCTGCCACAGTTTGACCTGGTGATTCAAGCGGCAGAGAAGAGCCCCCACAGGGGCAAGCTGGAGGCATGGATCCGGAGGCTCAAAGAAGCCTTCTATGATGCTGAGGACCTGCTGGATGAGCATGAGTACAACCTCCTCAAGCGCAAGGCAAAGAGTGGGAAGGATCCCATGGTAGGGGAGTATGAAGCCTCCTCCATTGCATCGACCATCATGAAGCCACTCCGTGCTGCTAAGAGTAGGGCACGCAACTTGTTGCCAGAGAACAGAAAGCTAATTAACAAGATGAAAGAACTCAAGGATATCCTGCGTGAAGCCAAGGAGCTTCGCGATCTTCTTGGCTTACCACATGCCAATACCGTCGACTGGACACCAGCTGTACCTGGAACCGTTGTTCCTACAACAACATCACTTCCCACTTCAAAAGTTTTCGGTCGCGACAGAGATCGTGATCGTATAGTTGATTTTCTTCTCGGCAAGACGACAACTGAAGAGGCAAGTTCATCGAGGTACTCAAGTTTGGCCATTGTTGGAATGGGAGGAATGGGGAAGTCCACCTTAGCACAGTATGTCTATAATGACACAAGGATTGAAGAATGCTTTGACGTCAGGATGTGGATCTGCATCTCACGCAAACTTGATGTGCGACGTCACACACAGGAGATCATCGAGTCTGCGAAAAAGGGGGAGTGCCCATGTGTTGATAATCTTGATACTCTCCAGTGCAAACTACGAGACATACTGCAACAGTCACAGAAATTCCTACTTGTCTTGGAtgatgtttggtttgaaaaatctCATAATGAGACAGAGTGGGAGCAACTCCTCGCTCCATTAGTCTCTAAACAGTCCGGAAGCAGAGTTTTGGTGACTTCTCGAGGTGAAATGCTCCCGGCCGTTCTATGCTGTGAACAAGTTGTTCTTTTGGAAAACATGGATGATGCTGAGTTCTTGGGTCTCTTTAAACACCATGCTTTCTCTGGAGTAGAAATTCAAGACCAGCTGTTGCGCACAAAGCTAGAACATATTGCTGAGGAGATTGCTAAAAGGCTTGGAAAATGTCCTTTGGCAGCAAAAGTTCTGGGTTCCAGATTGAGCAGAAAAAAAGATATCACTGAATGGAAAGCTGCACTAAAGCTCAACGATTTAAGTAAGCCCTTCACATCTCTGTTGTGGAGTTATGAGAAGTTAGATCCACGTCTACAGAGGTGCTTCTTGTATTGCAGCTTATTTCCAAAAGGTCATAGATATAGACCTGATGAGTTGGTTCACCTTTGGGTGGCAGAAGGCTTTGTTGATTCGTGCAATATGAGTAGGAGGACAATGGAAGATGTTGGGAGGGATTACTTGAATGAGATGGTCTCTGGATCTTTCTTCCAATCGGTTTCTGACAGGTATTATGGTGATTACTATGTCATGCATGACATCCTTCATGATTTGGCAGAGTCACTCTCTAGAGAAGACTGCTTCAGATTAGAAGATGATAATATGACAGAAATACCATGCACTATTCGACATTTATCTGTTTCTGTTGAGAGTATGCAAAGGCATAAGCAAATTATCTACAAGCTACAGCATTTACACACTGTTATCTGCATCGATCCACTAATGGATAATGCAACTGTTATTTTTGATCAGATACTGCAGAACCTGAAGAAGGTGCGTGTATTGCATTTGTCATTTTACAACAGCAGCATGTTACCTGAATCTGTTGGTGAGCTGAAGCACCTTCGGTATTTGGACCTCAGAATGACAACGATTTCTGAATTGCCTAGATCATTATGTGCTCTTTACCACTTACAGTTACTTCGGTTAAACCGCAGTGTGGGGAGGTTGCCTGACAAAGTCTGTAATTTGAGTAAGTTACGGCATCTGGAACTGGAAGAGTGCAACGATCAAATTCCCAACATTGGCAAGCTTACTTCGTTACAACAGATATCTGTCTTTTCTGTGCAAAAGAAGCAAGGATATGAGTTGCGACAGCTGAAGGACTTGAATCAGCTTCATGGCAATTTAACAATACAAAATCTTGAGAATGCCACTGGAAAGGATGAGGCCTTAGAGTCCATGCTATATCAGAAAAAATGCCTTGAAGGGTTGAATTTTGTCTGGAGTTGCCAGAATGACATGGATGCAGCGGACACTTCACATTTGGATATTCTAGAAGCTCTGAGACCGCCACCCCAACTGAGTGAGCTCACAATCAACGGTTACAAATCTGGCACATATCCTAGGTGGTTACTTGAGCGATCCTATTTTGAAAATTTGGAAAGGTTTGAGCTTGTTAACTGCAGCTTGCTAGAAGGCCTACCACCAGATACAGAGCTCCTTCAGCATTGCTCTTGTCTGTATCTACGGAACGTTCCAAATTTGAAGACATTATCATGTCTTCCAGCAAGCCTTACAGATTTGTCAATCCACGGCTGCCCACTGCTTACATTTGTCACCAAAAATCAGCTCGAGCAACATGACTTGAGGGAAAATATAATGAAGGCAGATGACCTGGCGTCTAAACTTTCATCGATGTGGGAGGTGGATTCAGGATCACGTATTAGGAGAGTACTATCAGTGGACAATTCATTTCTGAAGCAGTTGACAACGCAGATGGGTGATGATATATCACAACATCTTCAAATTATTGACAGTGGCCTAGAGGAAGGAGATATAATATCGGTGAAAGAAAATATCATCAAGGCATGGCTTTTTTGCCATGAGCAGAGGATAAGAGGCATTTATGGAAGGACCACGGAGCTGCCGCTGGTTCTACCATCTGGAATTCGTGAACTTTGTCTTTTTTCATGTAGTATTACAGATGAAAGTTTGGCTATTTGCCTTGGTGGCCTCACTTCACTGAGAACCTTAAAATTGGGTTATAATATGGTCTTAACTGCACTTCCATCACAAGAGGTGTATGAGCATTTGACAAAGCTTGAGAGCATTGAAATCACTGCTTGTTGGTGTCTCAGATCACTGGGGGGCTTACATGCTGCTCCATCTCTTTCCAGTCTTGACTGTACGGATTGCCCTTGTTTAGAGCTGGCACGTGGAGCAGAATTTATGTCGTTCAACCTTGCTGAGCTCCTCAGTATAAGTGGCTGCATACTTCCAGCTGATTCATTCATTAATGGCTTGCCGCACCTGAAGGATCTTCAAATTTATGGTTGCAGAAGCTCCCCATCCTTATCGATTGGCCACCTGACCTCCCTTAAATCATTACATCTAGTGTGTCTCCCTGATCTGTGCTCGCTTGAAGGCCTGTCTTCCCTGCACCTTATGTTCCTATATTTGAGAGATGTTCCAAACCTCACTGCCAAGCACATCTCACAGTTCCGTGTCCAGTTTTTTCTCATTGTTAGTAGCTCCGTATTGCTCAACCACATGCTCATGGCTGAAGGGTTTAGAGTCCCGTCGTATCTTTGTCTAAATAATTGCAAGGAGCCGTCAGTTTCATTTGAAGAACCTGCAAATCTCTCATATGTCAAGGACCTGGCATTTGAGTGGTGCAAAATGGAGTCCCTGCCAACAAATCTGAAATTTCTCTCCAGTCTGCAGAGTCTTGAAATCTGTGGTTGCCCCAACATAACATCTTTACCAGATCTGCCGTCCTCCCTCCAGCGCATAATTATACGGGGTTGCCCCGTCTTGCAGAAGAACTGCCGAGAACCTGATGGAGAAAGCTGGCCAAAGATTTCGCACATCCGCTGGAAGACCTTCTACTAA